Proteins encoded together in one Lathyrus oleraceus cultivar Zhongwan6 chromosome 5, CAAS_Psat_ZW6_1.0, whole genome shotgun sequence window:
- the LOC127081553 gene encoding F-box/FBD/LRR-repeat protein At5g56420 — MLLSFLPTKHAATTSILSKRWKSLWLSVLTLDFDCKSFKDMTCHGYSVHKLMLLRKIELPILLMRFNCIYAHDHSTLKQNNINLFVSYVMNRGIENLNISGSDMKLPPSILSCKTLKVLKLKGIIVNGFSHQVDFPVLKILHLKRMIFEWHELLLKLLSGCHILEELETKYLGFRNGLRVPAKEFDGLLPSLVRAKIYCHDSIIPLHLVRNVETLHMEQAQLKCCSKLPMFHNLTHVKLKFFFNMWGWLQQMLEQYHKLQSLIIQGCEYQDESWNNQSWKDPPIVPKCLSLHLRTCCLADCKGTESELQFAKYILQNSKILKTMKSKYDCCADIKAKQQMTAELSSFAKDSTMCEVVFENLITNSITD, encoded by the exons ATGCTTCTTTCTTTTCTTCCAACGAAACATGCTGCAACCACAAGCATCCTCTCTAAGAGATGGAAATCACTATGGCTTTCGGTTCTCACTCTCGACTTCGACTGCAAATCCTTCAAAGACATGACCTGCCATGGATATTCTGTACACAAATTGATGCTCTTACGAAAAATTGAACTTCCAATCCTTTTAATGCGTTTCAATTGCATCTACGCTCATGATCATTCAACTCTCAAACAAAACAATATTAATCTATTTGTTTCCTATGTAATGAATAGAGGAATTGAGAATCTTAACATTAGCGGCAGTGACATGAAATTACCACCTAGTATTCTTAGTTGCAAGACCCTTAAGGTTCTTAAGTTGAAAGGAATAATAGTGAATGGTTTTTCTCATCAAGTGGATTTTCCTGTTCTTAAAATTCTTCATTTAAAGAGAATGATTTTCGAATGGCATGAATTGCTTCTTAAACTTCTCTCTGGTTGTCATATACTTGAGGAATTGGAAACCAAATATTTAGGTTTTCGTAATGGTTTGCGTGTTCCAGCGAAAGAGTTTGATGGCTTGTTACCTAGTTTAGTCCGAGCAAAGATTTATTGTCATGATTCTATTATTCCTCTTCATTTGGTTCGCAATGTGGAGACTCTACATATGGAACAG GCACAATTGAAATGTTGCAGTAAACTTCCCATGTTTCATAATCTGACACATGTGAAACTTAAATTTTTCTTTAATATGTGGGGTTGGTTGCAACAAATGCTTGAACAATACCACAAACTTCAAAGTTTAATCATACAGGGTTGTGAATATCAAGACGAAAGTTGGAACAACCAAAGTTGGAAAGATCCACCAATCGTTCCAAAGTGTCTTTCATTGCACCTGAGAACATGTTGTCTTGCAGATTGTAAAGGCACCGAATCTGAGCTCCAATTTGCAAAGTATATTTTACAAAATTCGAAAATACTAAAGACTATGAAAAGTAAGTATGATTGTTGTGCAGATATAAAAGCAAAACAACAAATGACAGCGGAATTATCTTCATTCGCAAAGGACTCTACGATGTGCGAAGTTGTTTTTGAAAACTTGATAACTAATTCTATTACAGACTAA